TCCCACTTGTCCTTGCGCAGCTCGATCAGCTTCTGGCTGAGCATCACCGAGTCCTTGAAGAACACGTTGTCGTCGATCATGCCGTGGGCGATCAGCAGGTTGTCCTGCAGGCCGTCGGCGAACTCGATCGGTGACGAAACCTTGTACGCCTGCGGGTCGAGCTCGGGCGTGTTGAGGATGTTGCTGGTGTATTCGTGGTTGTACTGCGACCAGTCGGCCACCGGGCGCAGCGCGGCGCCGGCCTTGAACGTGCCCGGCGAGCGGAACAGCGCCATGAACGTCATGAAGCCGCCGTAGCTGCCGCCATAGATACCGGCGCGGTCCTTGTCGCCGCCCTTGTTGGCGACCAGCCAGTCCAGGCCGTCCAGGTAATCCTCGAGCTCCGGATGGCCCATCTGGCGGTAGATGGCCGTGCGCCAGTCGCGGCCGTAGCCCTCGCTGGCGCGGTAGTCCAGGTCGAGCACGATGTAACCCTGCTGCACCAGCAGGTTGTGGAACATCTGCTCGCGGAAGTAGTTCGGATAGCGGTCCGACACGTTCTGCAGGTAGCCGGCACCGTGCACGAACATCACGATCGGATACTTGCGCGACGGGTCCGGATTCTTCGGACCGTAGTACTTGCCCCAGACCACGCCGGCGCCGTGCTTGCTCGGCACCTGCACGTACTCGGGCTTGATCCACTCGCGCGCCTTGAACTCGGGCTTGCGCGTGTCGGTCAGCTGCACCAGGCCGTCACCGCCGGTGTTGACCACTGCCAGTTGCGGCGGCGTGTAGCTGTCGGAGTGACGCACCAGCACCCTGGAACCGTCCGGCGACAGCGAGAAGTCCTCGACGCCGTCGAGCGAGGTCACCTCGCGCACGTCGCCGCCATTGCGATCGACCGCGCAGACTTCGTAGTCGCCCGGCCACTTGCGGTTGCAGACGAAGTAGAAGCTGCGGCCATCGCTGGACAGCTGCGGCGCCGACACTTCCCACTTGCCCGAGGTCAACGCGCGCGACTTGCTGCCGCCGTCGTTGAGGTACAGGTGGGAGTAGCCGCTGCGCTCGGACAGGAACCACAGCGAACCGTCGGCGGTCCAGCCGAAGTCGTTGAAGCCCCAGTTGATCCATGCCGGGTCGGTGAGCCGGTCGCGCACGGCGAGCTTCGCATCGGCCGCGGGCGCAACGGTCGCAATCCAGCGGTCCTTGTTGTCGATCGCACGGATCAGCACCGCAGCCTGGCGGCCGTCGTTGCTCCAGTGGATCGCCGGGCCGGTGCCATCGCCATCGGTCTCGATGCGCACGGCGCGATCGCCCTTGAGCGGATCCTTCCTGGCCGCCTTGCGCATGGCCGCGAGCGGGTCGTCGTTGATGCCGGGCAGGGCGTCGAACTTGAGCTCGGTCGCCTTGGCCGCGTTGACATCCACCAGCCACAGCTTGTGCGCCACCGGCGCGTTGCGGCCGACGCGCACGCGCACGTCTTCGAATTCCTCGTAACCCGATTCGGTCACGTACTTGGGCATCTTGCCGGCCTTGCCGTCGTCGGCGTCCTTGGCCGAGGTGACCACCAGCAACCACTTCGCATCCGGCGACAGCGCGCTGTCGACGATCTTGACGTCGTCGCCCAGGTAGGTCGGCGCGGCGGCACGGGTCGGATCGGCCTGGCGCCACTGTTCGTTCTGGGCGCGCGCGGCGTCCTTCTGGGCGCGGTCGTTCTTGAGCGTGGCGATCATGTCGAGCTGGCGCTCACGCAGGTCGTCGGCCTTCGGCGCGGCTGCCGGATCCTTCTCGGCCTTGACGATCGCCGCCTGCGCGGTGCCCTGGCCGGCGCGCCACTGATACCAGTCGTTGCCGCTGCGGAAGACCAGGTTGCCGTCGTTGCTCCACTGCGGCGTGGCCTCGTCCTCGTTGCTGCGCGTGACCTGGGTCAGCGCGCCGTTGCGCAGGTCGCGCACGAACAGGTCGCCGTTGCGCACGAAGGCCATGCGCGTGCGCTGGGCGTCCATCACCGGGTTGGCACCATCGAGGTCGGCGCGGGCGGCGCCGTCCAGGCGCGCGGCACTGCCGCCGCCGATGCCCTGTTGCCAGGTGTCGCGGATCGTCGCGCCTTCGCGGCGCAGCTGGTACTGCACGCGCTGGCCGTCCCAGGCCCACCAGGCCTGTTCGACCGGCGGCCCGATCCAGTCCGGATCGGCCATGGTCTGGGCCAGGGTGATGGGCGTCTGGGCGTGGGCGACGGAAAGCAGCAGCGTCGACAGGGTCAGGGCGGTGGCAAGCGGCGTAAGGCGCATGTATTCGGGACCGGGCGTATGGACAAGGCGTATGGGCACAAAACCGGCGCAGCGTATCAGTCCCGGGCTTTGCTGGATCGGGTCATGCGTCATGGGCAACACCAAATTGCCCCAGGCGCGCGTGACAGCCCCTGTGACGCGGCGCACAATCATGTCCAGGAAGTCATGGAGTCACGCCGTGGACGCACTGCTCCTTTCGCGCATCCAGTTCGGCTTTGTCATCTCGTTCCACATCCTGTTCCCCGCGTTCACCATCGGCCTGGCGAGCTGGCTGGCCTTCGTCGAATGGCGCTGGCTGCGCACCCGCGACACGCTCTGGCGCGACCTGTATTTCTTCTGGACCCGGATCTTCGCCCTGTCGTTCGGCATGGGCGTGGTGTCGGGCATCGTCATGAGTTTCCAGTTCGGCACCAACTGGGCCACGCTCAGCGAGCAGGCCGGCAACATCCTCGGGCCATTGCTCAGCTATGAGGTGCTGACGGCGTTCTTCCTGGAAGCGACGTTCCTCGGCGTGATGCTGTTCGGCTGGGGTCGCGTCAACGAACGGATGCATTTCCTCGCCACCTGCATGGTCGCGCTGGGCACGCTGATCTCGACGTTCTGGATCATCTCGGCCAACAGCTGGATGCAGACGCCGACCGGTTACCGCATCGTCGATGGCGTGTTCGAGCCGGTCAGCTGGATGCAGATCGTCTTCAACCCCTCTTTCCCGCTGCGGCTGGCACACATGGTGCTGGCGGCGTTCATCACCACGTGTTTCGTGATCGGCGGCGTCGGCGCGTCCTACCTGCTGCGCGGCGTCCATGTCGAAGCCGGCAAGCGCATGCTGAAGGCGGCAGTGATATTCGCCGCGATCACCGTGCCTGCGCAGGTGATCGTCGGCGACCAGCACGGTCTGGTTGCGCTCGAGCACCAGCCGATCAAGGTCGCGGCGATGGAAGGGCACTGGGAGCACTATCCCAAGGGTGAAGGCGTGCCGCTGGTGCTGTTCGCGGTACCCAACGAGAAGGCCGAGCGCAACGACTACGAAGTCGCGATACCGAAGCTGGGCAGCGTGATCCTGACGCACACGCTCGACGGCGAAGTCACGCCGCTCAAGTCGGTGCCGGCCAGCGAACGTCCGCCGGTGAAGCCGGTGTTCTATGCGTTCCGGGTGATGGTCGGCCTGGGCACGCTGATGCTGCTGCTGGCCATGGCATCGTTGTGGATACTCTGGCGCGGGCGACTGTACGAATCGCGCATCGTGCTGCTGGGCTGGAAGACGCTGATGCTGGCCGGCTTCGTCTGCATCCTCGCTGGCTGGTACGTGGTCGAGATCGGGCGACAGCCCTATGTCGTCTATGGCCTGCTGCGCACGGCCGATGCGGTCAGCCCGATCCTCGCCGCGGCCAGCGTGATGACCTCGCTGATCATCTATGCGCTGGTGTACGCGATCGTCTTCGGCGCCGGCATCTGGTACCTGCGCAAGCAGGTGCTGCAGGGCCCGCTGCCGCACGAACCGCCACAGCACACCGAAGGCGGCGACAAGACGCCGGCGCGGCCGCTGTCGGCAGCAGTCGACAGCACAGGGGAGGGCGCGTGATGGACCTGGCGACCGTACTACCGGTGGTGTGGTTCGGCGTGATCGGTTTTGGCGTGCTGATGTATGTCGTGCTCGACGGATTCGTGCTCGGCCTGGGCATCCTCGCGCCGTTCGCGGAGGACGAGCACCAGCTCGACCACATGATGAACACCGCAGCGCCGATCTGGGACGGCAACGAGACCTGGCTGGTGCTTGGCGGTGCCGGCCTGCTGGCGGCGTTCCCCAAGGCCTACGCGGTGGTGCTGTCGGCGCTGTACCTGCCGGTGCTGTTGATGCTGATCGCGCTGGTGTTCCGCGGCGTCGCCTTCGAGTTCCGCTTCAAGGCCCATCGCAGCAAGCCGGCCTGGGGCGCGGCGTTCTCGCTGGGATCGATGCTGGCCGCGTTCGCCCAGGGCGTGATCCTGGGTGCGCTGGTCGAGGGAATGCCGCTGCAGGGCGGCAAGTACCTCGGCGGCGTCTTCGGCTGGTTCAGCCCGTTCTCGATGCTGACCGGCGTGGCGGTGGTGTTCGGCTATGCGCTGTTGGGCTCGACCTGGCTGATCCTCAAGACGGAGGGCCGCACGCAGCTGATCGCGCGCAGCCTGACCCGGCCCCTGGTGCTGGTCGTGGTCGCCTTCATGGGGCTGGTCAGCGCGTGGCTGCCGTTCCTGGACTCGCGGATCATGGCGCGCTGGTTCGACGGCCCGAACTTCTGGTGGCTGGCGCCGGTGCCGCTGCTGGCCCTGGCCAACGCCTTCGCCCTGTGGCGGGCAGTGATGCGCGAGGGCCGCGACGCGGCGCCGTTCCTGTTGACCCTGTGCTTCTTCGCGCTCGGCTTCGCCGGGCTGGTGCTGGGCATCTGGCCGAACATCGTTCCGCCCGCCCTGACCATCTGGGATGCGGCCTCGCCGCCGTCCTCGCAGGGCTTCGTGCTGGTCGGCCTGATCATCCTGCTGCCGGCGATCCTGGGCTACACCTACTGGTCCTACAGCGTGTTCAGGGGCAAGGTCGCGGCGGACGCGGGCTACCACTGAGGTTCTCGCTGGGTTCTCGCTGGGTTCTCGCCCGGGTTCGCGCCGGCACGTAACCGGCCCGGGCTCACGATCGGGCGCTCAAAACAGGGCGGACGCAGGCCAAAAACCTGAACCTTTCGTTGTGCGCGCGCGCCACAACGACAGGTATGCTGTGTCCAACATCACGTTGCGGCCGTATTTGCCGCTGCTTTCGTCCGGACCGATGCAAGCCTACGTCTACAAGAGCCTCCGCAAGGCCGACACCTACTTGTACCTCGCCAAGCGCGATGACTTCGCGCGCCTGCCCGAACCGCTGCGCACGCAACTGGGGGCGCTGCAGTTCGTCCTCGAAGTGGCGCTGACGCCGGAGCGCAAGCTCGCCCGCGAGGACGCCGTCGTGGTCCGCGAGAACCTGACCTCGCGCGGTTTCCACCTCCAGTTCCCACCCACCGTGGAAGATCCGATGACGGAGGACTGGGGAACCGATGCCTGAGCACACGCCGCTGAGACCTTCGTCTTCGACACAGTCGATGCGCCTGGGCGGCCTGCTCGCAGGTGCGGTCGGGCTGGGCCTGATCGCCGGCACCGGTGGCGTCGTGGCCGTGATCGCCGGCGTGCTGGCGCAACCGCTGGCGGCTCTGGCCGTTCGCGGCTGGCGCGACGGCGCGCTGCCGACGCGCAACGAAGCACTGCGCGAAGCCGGCGTGCTGGCACTGCTGTGGACCGCGGCCGTCGCCGTCCTGGCCGCGGTCATTGCCTGGCCGCTGTCGTCGCTGCTGCAGACCGGTTCCATCTCGTCCGTGCTCGGCCTGAGCGCCCTGGTCGGCGTTGCCCTGCTCGGGCTGTGGCGGCTGTGGCCGCTGTGGCTGGGCATGGAACGCGAGGGCGGGCCGCTGGGCGAGCACTGGCAGTCCCTGGGCGAGCTGGAGCTGAGCGCCTGGCGCGGGCTTGGCGTCGCCGCGATCGTGCTGGCGCTGTCGGCCGCCGTGCTGCTGCTGGCCTGGCCGGGCCTGCTGGTGGGCGCAGGCGCACGCTGGACCGTGGCCGTGCTGTTCGCGCTGGCTGCGCCGGTGCTGCACTACCTGCTGCAACAGGTCGACCCGGCCGATCCACTGCCCGGGTTCGCCTACGCCGATGACGACGAGGAAGAGGACGAGCCGGTCGCCCTGGTCGATGGCGAACCGCTGGCGCCCGCGCTGTATGCCGCGGCCCGCAGCGGACGGGTTGAACGCGCGCTGGAACTGATCGAGCTCGGCGCCGACGTCAATGCGCCGCCGCCGGCAGACGAGCGCGACCAGCGCAGCCTGGCGGTACTGGCCGCCGTGCTGCCGGACCTGCGCCTGCTGCGCACGCTGATCGCCCACGGCATCGACCTCAACGCCACCCATGCCGGCATGAATCCGTTGCTGGCCGCCACCCGCGACAGCTGGCACGGCCGCCCCGACGCGGTCATGACCCTGCTCGCCAACGGCGCCGACCCGCGCCGCACCGACGCCGAAGGCAACACCCCGCTGCACCACGCCGCGCGCAGTTCCGACCCGGGCGTGGCGGCGCTGCTGCGCGATGCGGCGGCCGAACTGGATCCGCTCAACCACGACGGCCTGTCGCCGCTCGGCGTTGCCTGCGCAAGCGGCAACTGGCGCCTGGCCAAGTTCCTGCTCGAGCGCGGGGCCCGTCCCGAGCCGGCCGGCGGCCAGCCGGTGCTGCTCGCCGCCGCCGGTGGCGACGAGGACGACGTCGCTGGCGTCGGCCTGCTGCTCAAGCACAAGGCGCGCGTGGATGCCCGCGATCGCCGCGGTCGCAGTGCCCTGCACGAGGCCGCATTCGCCGGCCATCTCGACATCGCTGCGGCGCTGCTCGCCGCCGGTGGCGACGCCGATGCACGCGATCTTGAAGGCCGCAGTCCGTTCCTGGAGGCCGCCCGTGGCGGCCATCTCGAGATGCTCGAGCGCCTGCTCGCGCAGCTGCCGCGCGCCGGCGCCGAGGCCGCGCGCGCACTCGACACCCGCGGCCGGAACGCGCTCGTGCTGGCCTGCATGGCCGACGCGCCGTCGCCGGCGCTGGTGCAGCGCCTGCTCGACCTGGGCGTGGATGCCGAACAGCGCGACGCCGACGGCAAGCGCGCGATCGATCGCGCCGCCGAAGCTGGGCGCTGGTCGCTGGTGGCCGCGCTCGACCGCGCCTACCCGTTGCCTTCTGCGCTCAGCGAAGACGGCGAAGACGATGCGCCGCTGCCCGACCGCGCCCCGACCGTGCTGCTGCGCGACGGCCTGCGCGACGGTCGTGCCGGCGAGCTCGGTGGCCTGGCGCAGTTGCTCAGCGCCAGCGAGCGCGGCGCGCTGCTGCATGACGAAGAGTCGGCGACCTCGGCGCAACGCGTGCACTGGCTGCTCGACCAGGGCGCCGATGCGGAAGCACGCAACGCGGCCGGCGACACGCCGGTACAGGCATTGATGGCGCGCGGCCGCGACGCCGTGCCGTCGCTGCGGGCGCTGCTGCAACGCGGTGCGTCGCCGGCAGGCGCCGGTGGCGTGGCGCGTTTCCTCGCCGCCTGCCACGGTGACGATGGCGACGACGCAAGCCTGGAACTGCTTGCGCTGGAACTGATCGAACGCGGTGCCGACCCGTTCGCACGCTCGCCGGCGGGCGACCCCGCGCTGGCGCTGGCGGTGCGCCTGGGCTGGACGCGCCTGGTCGAACGCCTGTTGGCGATCGGCATCGACCTCAACGCCCGCGACAGCCATGGCATGAGCGCCCTGCACCTGGCCGCCGCGCTGGGCCGTGACGAAATGCTCAAGCGCCTGGTGGCGCAGGGTGCTGCGCCCGACCTGCTGGCCGCCGACGGACAGACCCCGCTCGGCGTGGCCCTGGCCTCGGGCCGCCGCGACCTCGCCGACTGGCTCGACTGGCGCGGCTGGCCGCTTCCCAGGCGTCCGCTGCAGGCGCAGGACGTACCCGCCGCCGCGATCATGGGCGACGCCGACGCGGTGCGCCGCCTGCTCGACCTCGGCCTCCCGGTCGATGCGATCGACGCGCAGGGTTGCACCGCACTGCTGCGCGCGGCCGGTGGCGGCCATCGCGCCGTGGTCGACCTGCTGCTCGCGCGCGGCGCCGATCCGAAGGCCACCGCAAACTCCGGCGCGACGCCGCTGTCGGCGGCGGTCAGCATGCGCCACGCCGAGATCGTCGACCGCCTGATCGCGGCCGGCGCGCCGCTGGAGCAGCGACTGCCTGGCGAACTGACCGTGCTGATGGTCGCCTGCGCCCTCGGCCTGACTGACCTGGCCGCGCGCCTGCTTGCTGCCGGCGCCGACGTCCAGGCCTGCGATGCGCAGGGCCGACAGGCGCTGCATTGCGCGGCGATGTTCGGCTTCAATGCGCGCGAGCGTTCACGCCTGGTGGCACTGTTCGACACGCTGCTGCTGGCCGGCGTCGATGCCGATCACCCGGCCGCCGGTGCGACGCCGCTGCTGCTGTTGCTGGGCGCACGCGCCGAGCCAGGCACCGGCGCCGACGAGGATGTGCTGATTGCGGGCATGCAGCTGCTGATCGACCACGAGGCCGCGCTCGACGCCAAGGACCCGCGTGGCTTCGGCCCGCTGCACCTGGCGGCGCTGCACGGCCTGCTGCGCGTGGTCCAGTTCCTGATGCGCGCCGGTGCCGACCCGGACCTGCGCGATGCGCTCAACCGCACCCCGCGCGAGATCGCGGTGATGCGTGGCTTCATCGACATTGCCGCGGAGTTCGCACCGCCGGCATCGGGCCAGAACATGTCGATGGCGCGGTTCCTGCGCGAGCCGCGCTAGGCGCCTCACTCCTCGTCCAGCACGTTCTCTTCGTTGCGCGTCGCATCGGCGATCTCGCCGAGCACGCCTTCGCCGAAGTCGGCGTTGAACAGTTCTTCCAGTTCGCGTCGCGCGTCCTGCGTTGATTGCAGCAGTGCGTCTTCGTCGTCGCGGATCAGGTACTGCGCACGCAGCAGGCGCTGGTCGTGCTCGCGGAAGCGTTCGGCGTGGTCGCGGGCAACGTCTTCGGGCAGGCCCAGCTCGACCAGCACCTTCTCGCCCATGCGCAGGCTGCTGTAGAACGTCTCGCGCAGCGCCCGCGCACCCAGGTCCATCAGTTCCCAGGCATGGCGGCGATCGCGCGCGCGGGCGAACACCGTCGCCTCCGGGTACAGGCGACGGATCGTGCGCACCGTGTGCAGGTTCTCCTCGACGCCGTCGATGGCGACCACGAACACCTTCACGTGGGCCGCGCCGGCCGACCGCAGCAGCTCGGCCTTGGCCGGATCGCCGTAGTACACCGGGTTGCCGAAGCGGCGCACGAAATCGACCTGGTCGGCGCTGTGCTCGATGCCGATGAACGGAATCTTCTGCGCGACCAGCAGTCGCGCGACGATCTGGCCGAAGCGGCCAAAGCCGGCGATCAGCACCTGCGGGTGCCCATCGTCGGGGAGCGTGTCGAACTCGCGCTCCTTGCGACGTGCCGGATTGGCCGCGAGCAGTCGCGATATCGCGATCAGCAGCAGCGGCGTCAACGCCATCGACACACCGACCGCGGCAGCGAGCCGATCGCGCATCGGGTCGTCGATCAGGCCCGACTTCACGCCTTCGTTGAACAGCACGAACGCGAACTCGCCACCCAGTGCCAGCACACCGCCCAGCTGCAGCGCAGCCCGTGGATCGAGCCCGCCCGGGCGGCGCCCGATCAGGTAGAGGATGGCGAACTTCACCACCATCAGCACCACCACCAGCCCGGCGATCATCCACGGCTCGGACAACACCCGCTGCAGGTCGATGCTCATGCCGACGGCAATGAAGAACAGGCCCAGCAACAGGCCCTTGAACGGATCGATCTGCGCTTCGAGTTCGTGGCGGAATTCCGAATCGGCCAGCAGCACGCCGGCGATGAAGGCGCCCAGGCCGGCCGACAGTCCGGCGATCTGCATGATCCAGGCGCTGCCCAGTACCGTCAGCAGTGCCGCGCCGGTGAACACTTCCGGCATCTGCGCGCGGGCGACCACGCGGAAGACGTGCCGCAGTACCACGCGGCCGCCGATGACCAGTGCGACCACCGCGCCGACGGCCTTGAGCACATCGTCCCAGCCGAACTCGGCGGCGCCGGCGCGACCCAGCAACGGGATCGCCGCCAGCAACGGGATCGCGGCAAGGTCCTGGAACAGCAGCACGCCGAACGCCACGCGGCCGTGGTCGGTGGTCAGCTCCTTGCGCTCGGACAGCAGCTGCAGCCCGACCGCCGTCGACGACAGCGTCAGTCCCAGGCCGACCAGCAGCGATGCCTGCCAGCTCAGTCCGGCCACCATCGCCAGGCCGCCCAGGGCCAGTCCGCACAGCAGCACCTGCAGGCCGCCGACGACGAAGACCGGCTTGCGCATCACGCGCAACCGCGCCGCCGACAATTCCAGGCCGATCACGAACAGCAGCATCACCACGCCGATCTCGGCGGCGGTGAGCACCCGCTCGGCCTCGGTCACGACGCGCAGGCCGTAGGGGCCGAGCACCACGCCGGCGGCCAGGTATCCCAGTACCGCGCCCAGACCGAAGCGGCGGAATATCGGCACCGCGATCACGGCAGCCAACAGGAATACCAGAGCAAGTTCCAGACCACCGCTGTGC
Above is a genomic segment from Lysobacter sp. S4-A87 containing:
- the cydB gene encoding cytochrome d ubiquinol oxidase subunit II; amino-acid sequence: MDLATVLPVVWFGVIGFGVLMYVVLDGFVLGLGILAPFAEDEHQLDHMMNTAAPIWDGNETWLVLGGAGLLAAFPKAYAVVLSALYLPVLLMLIALVFRGVAFEFRFKAHRSKPAWGAAFSLGSMLAAFAQGVILGALVEGMPLQGGKYLGGVFGWFSPFSMLTGVAVVFGYALLGSTWLILKTEGRTQLIARSLTRPLVLVVVAFMGLVSAWLPFLDSRIMARWFDGPNFWWLAPVPLLALANAFALWRAVMREGRDAAPFLLTLCFFALGFAGLVLGIWPNIVPPALTIWDAASPPSSQGFVLVGLIILLPAILGYTYWSYSVFRGKVAADAGYH
- a CDS encoding cytochrome ubiquinol oxidase subunit I; this encodes MDALLLSRIQFGFVISFHILFPAFTIGLASWLAFVEWRWLRTRDTLWRDLYFFWTRIFALSFGMGVVSGIVMSFQFGTNWATLSEQAGNILGPLLSYEVLTAFFLEATFLGVMLFGWGRVNERMHFLATCMVALGTLISTFWIISANSWMQTPTGYRIVDGVFEPVSWMQIVFNPSFPLRLAHMVLAAFITTCFVIGGVGASYLLRGVHVEAGKRMLKAAVIFAAITVPAQVIVGDQHGLVALEHQPIKVAAMEGHWEHYPKGEGVPLVLFAVPNEKAERNDYEVAIPKLGSVILTHTLDGEVTPLKSVPASERPPVKPVFYAFRVMVGLGTLMLLLAMASLWILWRGRLYESRIVLLGWKTLMLAGFVCILAGWYVVEIGRQPYVVYGLLRTADAVSPILAAASVMTSLIIYALVYAIVFGAGIWYLRKQVLQGPLPHEPPQHTEGGDKTPARPLSAAVDSTGEGA
- a CDS encoding monovalent cation:proton antiporter-2 (CPA2) family protein → MHSGGLELALVFLLAAVIAVPIFRRFGLGAVLGYLAAGVVLGPYGLRVVTEAERVLTAAEIGVVMLLFVIGLELSAARLRVMRKPVFVVGGLQVLLCGLALGGLAMVAGLSWQASLLVGLGLTLSSTAVGLQLLSERKELTTDHGRVAFGVLLFQDLAAIPLLAAIPLLGRAGAAEFGWDDVLKAVGAVVALVIGGRVVLRHVFRVVARAQMPEVFTGAALLTVLGSAWIMQIAGLSAGLGAFIAGVLLADSEFRHELEAQIDPFKGLLLGLFFIAVGMSIDLQRVLSEPWMIAGLVVVLMVVKFAILYLIGRRPGGLDPRAALQLGGVLALGGEFAFVLFNEGVKSGLIDDPMRDRLAAAVGVSMALTPLLLIAISRLLAANPARRKEREFDTLPDDGHPQVLIAGFGRFGQIVARLLVAQKIPFIGIEHSADQVDFVRRFGNPVYYGDPAKAELLRSAGAAHVKVFVVAIDGVEENLHTVRTIRRLYPEATVFARARDRRHAWELMDLGARALRETFYSSLRMGEKVLVELGLPEDVARDHAERFREHDQRLLRAQYLIRDDEDALLQSTQDARRELEELFNADFGEGVLGEIADATRNEENVLDEE
- a CDS encoding ankyrin repeat domain-containing protein is translated as MRLGGLLAGAVGLGLIAGTGGVVAVIAGVLAQPLAALAVRGWRDGALPTRNEALREAGVLALLWTAAVAVLAAVIAWPLSSLLQTGSISSVLGLSALVGVALLGLWRLWPLWLGMEREGGPLGEHWQSLGELELSAWRGLGVAAIVLALSAAVLLLAWPGLLVGAGARWTVAVLFALAAPVLHYLLQQVDPADPLPGFAYADDDEEEDEPVALVDGEPLAPALYAAARSGRVERALELIELGADVNAPPPADERDQRSLAVLAAVLPDLRLLRTLIAHGIDLNATHAGMNPLLAATRDSWHGRPDAVMTLLANGADPRRTDAEGNTPLHHAARSSDPGVAALLRDAAAELDPLNHDGLSPLGVACASGNWRLAKFLLERGARPEPAGGQPVLLAAAGGDEDDVAGVGLLLKHKARVDARDRRGRSALHEAAFAGHLDIAAALLAAGGDADARDLEGRSPFLEAARGGHLEMLERLLAQLPRAGAEAARALDTRGRNALVLACMADAPSPALVQRLLDLGVDAEQRDADGKRAIDRAAEAGRWSLVAALDRAYPLPSALSEDGEDDAPLPDRAPTVLLRDGLRDGRAGELGGLAQLLSASERGALLHDEESATSAQRVHWLLDQGADAEARNAAGDTPVQALMARGRDAVPSLRALLQRGASPAGAGGVARFLAACHGDDGDDASLELLALELIERGADPFARSPAGDPALALAVRLGWTRLVERLLAIGIDLNARDSHGMSALHLAAALGRDEMLKRLVAQGAAPDLLAADGQTPLGVALASGRRDLADWLDWRGWPLPRRPLQAQDVPAAAIMGDADAVRRLLDLGLPVDAIDAQGCTALLRAAGGGHRAVVDLLLARGADPKATANSGATPLSAAVSMRHAEIVDRLIAAGAPLEQRLPGELTVLMVACALGLTDLAARLLAAGADVQACDAQGRQALHCAAMFGFNARERSRLVALFDTLLLAGVDADHPAAGATPLLLLLGARAEPGTGADEDVLIAGMQLLIDHEAALDAKDPRGFGPLHLAALHGLLRVVQFLMRAGADPDLRDALNRTPREIAVMRGFIDIAAEFAPPASGQNMSMARFLREPR
- a CDS encoding S9 family peptidase, yielding MRLTPLATALTLSTLLLSVAHAQTPITLAQTMADPDWIGPPVEQAWWAWDGQRVQYQLRREGATIRDTWQQGIGGGSAARLDGAARADLDGANPVMDAQRTRMAFVRNGDLFVRDLRNGALTQVTRSNEDEATPQWSNDGNLVFRSGNDWYQWRAGQGTAQAAIVKAEKDPAAAPKADDLRERQLDMIATLKNDRAQKDAARAQNEQWRQADPTRAAAPTYLGDDVKIVDSALSPDAKWLLVVTSAKDADDGKAGKMPKYVTESGYEEFEDVRVRVGRNAPVAHKLWLVDVNAAKATELKFDALPGINDDPLAAMRKAARKDPLKGDRAVRIETDGDGTGPAIHWSNDGRQAAVLIRAIDNKDRWIATVAPAADAKLAVRDRLTDPAWINWGFNDFGWTADGSLWFLSERSGYSHLYLNDGGSKSRALTSGKWEVSAPQLSSDGRSFYFVCNRKWPGDYEVCAVDRNGGDVREVTSLDGVEDFSLSPDGSRVLVRHSDSYTPPQLAVVNTGGDGLVQLTDTRKPEFKAREWIKPEYVQVPSKHGAGVVWGKYYGPKNPDPSRKYPIVMFVHGAGYLQNVSDRYPNYFREQMFHNLLVQQGYIVLDLDYRASEGYGRDWRTAIYRQMGHPELEDYLDGLDWLVANKGGDKDRAGIYGGSYGGFMTFMALFRSPGTFKAGAALRPVADWSQYNHEYTSNILNTPELDPQAYKVSSPIEFADGLQDNLLIAHGMIDDNVFFKDSVMLSQKLIELRKDKWEIAPYPLERHSFTHPDSWYDEYRRIYELFERTLK
- a CDS encoding YcgL domain-containing protein, which codes for MQAYVYKSLRKADTYLYLAKRDDFARLPEPLRTQLGALQFVLEVALTPERKLAREDAVVVRENLTSRGFHLQFPPTVEDPMTEDWGTDA